The following are from one region of the Paenibacillus sp. JZ16 genome:
- a CDS encoding S-layer homology domain-containing protein, giving the protein MAMIVPLLLGSLAIPVRDRAFALQVQAETLGDIVYDPRGFAGVLHIYSDGTTIRSTNLSEVPSSAKWATFVPINFDGMELYYSRDGITTEKRMLTTGQLNDIPADVKWLTLSNFDGSFFENQPIDNQQYTYSVDGVNVLSGPEVPANALWATISYYTTTWSGENKALNYSRSQASYNLKTDLIRSVSIESHGADTGYALAGDNVTLSFTSLPALQSPSVMLAGQQVQATAIPNAALNEWRASVTLDASHPEGQIDFSIAYQDEGIPMTVSATTDGSSVFFDNSPPSISLTQSTSEWTQGNVIVNGRAYDTGSGVQIEKWVEGRQTESFFHNNGHLPQGGTFTAFNNGWYTWYASDRAGNETVQYIEIGNIDRASPTLSLTSSPTGWAVGSVQITASTADDLSGIKLTKWAAGSQPLAFFKNGAGTMFSDSFTVTDNGGYTVYAEDQAGNAVTEQITIDNLDAIPPVISLAPSTTEPTQTDIAITVDASDQESGIEIVKWAAGKQPYSYFAGEGSALRGTGFTVSENGLYTVYAKDKAGNEQIETVEITNIYKSGPSLRLSLDNANWTNSSVRIQLDVTDNGSGMALQKWAAGHHDPDYFMNEGTPFTGNSFAVDSNGMYTVYIKDNAGYEAVAVIEVTRMDNEKPIISELRLTPEAWTSQDVEIWVSGMDNSGVISLMKWSAGVQDEAYFEQGWGTVFQNVFMVDANGEYTVYAKDAAGNGNVKSLHVSNIDKEEPIIRLQPSIKDPTNQNVAVTADVYGTLSPIMVTKWAPGIQPLSYFDAEGNDFNGTFEAELNGWYTVYAESAAGNKRIETIEITNIFKSVPVIQVTVSPTVPTKKEVTVTASVYAPSPLVDRKFVFGQQDAAYFGVGGGEPWSDKLEVHENGWITYYVRDHAGNESVKQVEITNIDREKPVITLLGDSRISLMQGSDYTDPGATAIDNLDGDLTDRIEVEGKVDTSRPGQYTLRYSVADRAGNEAEEVVRTVNVTPWPGGGDTGPTDPTPGSGGSKPNPSPVDKGDQNEGLSGSISTPAPPPTTPAQGNDGDSSATQPPPSKQTPAFADISGHWAESEIQALYDLKLAKGYPDGSYKPDRPVTRAEFVALLVRSLGLEGQYSAAFEDIKNHWAGDAIRTALAHGIIGGYSSRAFGPDDLITREQMAVMLSKSSRLASLSSGESSKDMLSFKDQSSISIWAKQHVSNVVENELMNGYPGGRFLPRGLATRAEVTAVIHRFITAIEQSV; this is encoded by the coding sequence ATGGCCATGATCGTACCGCTTCTATTAGGCAGCCTGGCCATTCCGGTGAGAGATCGAGCTTTTGCATTACAGGTACAGGCCGAGACGCTCGGTGACATCGTTTATGATCCAAGGGGATTTGCCGGAGTCCTTCATATTTACAGCGACGGGACGACCATCAGGTCGACCAATTTATCGGAAGTCCCATCAAGCGCAAAGTGGGCCACGTTTGTGCCGATCAATTTTGACGGCATGGAGCTTTATTATAGCCGGGATGGGATTACAACGGAGAAGAGAATGCTTACCACTGGACAATTGAACGACATTCCTGCCGATGTGAAGTGGCTGACATTAAGCAACTTTGATGGATCGTTCTTTGAGAATCAACCCATCGATAATCAGCAGTATACGTACAGTGTGGACGGCGTCAATGTTTTAAGTGGTCCTGAGGTGCCGGCTAACGCGCTATGGGCCACAATAAGTTATTATACGACCACCTGGAGCGGCGAAAACAAGGCCTTAAACTACAGTCGTTCCCAGGCAAGTTACAACCTGAAGACGGACCTCATCCGGAGTGTTTCGATTGAGTCCCATGGGGCAGATACGGGATATGCACTGGCAGGCGATAACGTTACCCTGTCCTTTACTTCGCTTCCAGCACTGCAATCTCCGAGTGTCATGCTAGCCGGACAGCAAGTACAAGCAACCGCTATACCAAACGCTGCCTTAAACGAATGGAGGGCATCTGTGACGCTGGACGCTAGCCATCCTGAAGGGCAAATAGATTTCAGCATTGCATACCAAGACGAAGGGATTCCAATGACCGTATCGGCAACCACGGATGGAAGCTCCGTATTTTTCGACAATAGCCCGCCGTCGATATCTCTGACGCAATCTACGTCAGAATGGACACAGGGCAACGTCATTGTTAACGGACGAGCTTATGATACGGGGAGCGGGGTCCAGATTGAGAAATGGGTGGAAGGCCGCCAAACGGAGTCCTTCTTCCATAATAACGGTCATTTGCCGCAAGGCGGCACATTTACCGCGTTTAATAACGGATGGTATACCTGGTACGCCAGCGATCGAGCGGGAAATGAGACGGTGCAGTACATTGAGATCGGGAACATTGATCGAGCATCACCTACGCTTAGCCTGACGTCATCGCCGACGGGGTGGGCAGTTGGGTCTGTCCAAATCACCGCATCAACCGCAGATGATCTCAGCGGGATTAAGCTCACGAAGTGGGCCGCCGGCAGCCAGCCTTTGGCATTTTTCAAGAATGGCGCCGGAACCATGTTCAGCGATTCTTTTACAGTGACAGATAACGGGGGTTACACCGTCTATGCAGAGGATCAAGCGGGGAATGCGGTAACAGAGCAGATCACGATTGACAATCTGGACGCCATCCCTCCTGTAATTTCGTTGGCGCCATCCACGACGGAGCCGACGCAGACGGATATCGCTATTACTGTAGACGCCTCTGATCAGGAAAGCGGCATCGAGATCGTCAAATGGGCAGCGGGCAAGCAGCCGTATTCCTATTTTGCGGGAGAGGGGAGCGCCTTGCGAGGGACAGGCTTTACGGTTTCGGAGAATGGTCTATACACGGTCTATGCCAAGGACAAGGCCGGGAATGAACAGATCGAGACTGTAGAAATTACTAATATTTATAAAAGCGGCCCAAGCCTTCGTCTGTCACTCGACAACGCGAATTGGACGAACAGCTCCGTACGAATACAGCTCGATGTAACGGACAATGGCAGCGGTATGGCATTGCAGAAATGGGCAGCCGGACATCATGATCCCGATTATTTCATGAATGAAGGCACTCCGTTTACCGGTAACAGCTTTGCCGTTGACAGCAATGGAATGTATACCGTTTATATCAAAGACAATGCTGGTTACGAGGCCGTGGCCGTCATTGAGGTTACCCGAATGGATAACGAAAAACCGATCATATCGGAGCTGAGGCTGACGCCCGAAGCGTGGACGAGTCAGGATGTCGAAATATGGGTATCCGGCATGGACAACTCCGGCGTGATCTCACTTATGAAATGGAGCGCCGGTGTGCAGGATGAAGCCTACTTCGAGCAGGGATGGGGCACCGTGTTCCAGAATGTATTTATGGTGGACGCGAACGGAGAATACACGGTATATGCGAAAGACGCTGCCGGTAACGGGAATGTTAAGTCCTTGCATGTAAGCAACATCGATAAAGAAGAACCGATCATCCGCCTGCAGCCTTCTATCAAGGATCCGACGAACCAGAACGTGGCCGTGACGGCTGATGTATACGGTACGTTAAGTCCGATCATGGTTACGAAGTGGGCGCCGGGAATCCAGCCGTTGTCCTATTTTGACGCGGAAGGGAACGACTTTAACGGAACCTTCGAAGCGGAGCTGAACGGATGGTACACGGTATACGCCGAGAGTGCCGCGGGCAACAAGAGGATTGAGACCATTGAAATTACGAATATTTTTAAAAGCGTGCCTGTCATTCAGGTTACGGTGTCCCCAACCGTGCCAACAAAAAAGGAAGTAACAGTCACCGCTTCGGTCTATGCCCCGAGCCCTTTAGTTGATCGCAAGTTTGTCTTCGGACAACAGGATGCTGCCTATTTCGGAGTTGGAGGTGGTGAGCCTTGGAGCGATAAGCTGGAGGTCCATGAGAACGGCTGGATTACTTATTATGTCCGCGATCATGCAGGCAATGAGTCGGTAAAACAGGTCGAAATCACGAATATCGATCGGGAGAAGCCGGTGATTACCCTGCTTGGTGATTCTCGAATCTCTTTGATGCAAGGTTCTGACTATACGGACCCGGGGGCCACGGCCATTGACAATCTGGACGGGGATCTAACGGATCGCATCGAGGTTGAAGGTAAAGTCGATACTTCCAGACCGGGACAATACACGCTCCGTTATTCGGTAGCCGATCGTGCCGGCAATGAGGCGGAAGAGGTTGTTCGAACGGTTAACGTTACGCCTTGGCCGGGTGGTGGAGATACAGGACCGACTGATCCTACTCCGGGAAGCGGCGGGAGTAAGCCGAATCCCTCTCCGGTAGATAAGGGGGATCAGAACGAAGGACTTTCAGGATCGATTTCAACCCCAGCACCACCCCCAACAACACCAGCTCAGGGAAATGACGGCGACTCGTCTGCTACTCAGCCGCCCCCTAGCAAACAAACTCCTGCCTTTGCGGATATTTCCGGCCACTGGGCGGAGTCGGAAATCCAGGCACTATATGATCTGAAGCTGGCAAAAGGTTATCCTGACGGAAGCTACAAACCAGACCGTCCGGTGACCCGGGCCGAATTTGTCGCGCTGCTGGTACGGAGCCTGGGTTTAGAAGGGCAATACAGCGCTGCATTCGAGGATATTAAAAATCACTGGGCTGGCGATGCGATTCGCACGGCTCTAGCCCATGGGATTATTGGTGGTTACAGCAGCCGTGCTTTTGGCCCTGATGATCTGATCACACGTGAGCAAATGGCTGTTATGCTGTCTAAGTCAAGCCGGCTTGCGAGTCTTTCCTCCGGTGAATCCAGCAAAGATATGCTGTCCTTCAAAGATCAAAGCTCTATTTCTATCTGGGCGAAGCAGCATGTATCCAACGTGGTCGAGAACGAGTTGATGAACGGATACCCCGGGGGACGCTTTTTGCCTCGAGGCTTAGCAACACGAGCAGAGGTAACAGCGGTTATACACCGTTTTATAACAGCAATTGAACAGAGCGTATAA